The DNA window gcagccaaagcaggtgTCCCTGCAATTGACTTAccaccaagggaatgtgggtgaatgaccaaggcaggcgtccctgcagaGATCAGACACCAGtggaatgtgggtgaataatcaggcagttGTCCccgcaatgattaaacaccaggggaaggctgccttcccagtccgtgaccggCACTGGAGTTTggggtccatggataaaatgtgtcttctttgtctctaccagaaaatgaaaggaattgaaattaagagaagggagagattgaagggtggtgccaagattgaaaggagaaagaggttgagggatagtgagagaggttggagaagagagtaaaagagGCCACTTACCCAATTTAAAAtcggtgagatgttccttgggctggttggtctgaggacctgaggttaTAGGTGGATCTCTTCACGGAGTGAAGGTGAGGACAGGGGACTGGTCTCCCAAAGGAGTCCCGCTGACCCGGGTCTTCGGCACCAAATGTCTcatgcgtccgtgtgaagaggccaccaaacaggctttgtgtgaacaacaaggctgtttatttcacctgggtgcaggcgggctgagtccgaaaagagagtcagcaaagggtggtgggattatcattggttcttacaggttttgggctaggcggtggagttaggagaaATGTTctgtgggcagggggtggatctcacagagtacattctcaagggtggggagaattacaaagaaccttctcttttttttttttttttttgagacggagtctcactctcgcccaggctggagtgcagtggcgctttctcggctcactgcaagctctgcctcccgggttcaagccattctcctgcctcagcctccggagtagctgggaccacaggcacccaccaccaagcccggctaattttttttgtatttttagtagagacagggtttcaccgtgttagccaggatggtctcgatcttctgacctggtgatccgcctgcctccgcctcccaaagagctaggattacaggcctgagccaccgtgccaggcctacaaagaaccttcttaagggtgggagagattacaaagtacattgatcagttaggttggggcagaaacaaatcacaatggtggaatgtcatcagctaaggctattttcacttcttttgtggatctttagttgcttcaggccatctggacaTATACGAGCAGGTCataggggatatgatggcttagcttgggatCAGAGGTCTGAAAATCGCCCCCACCAATCACCCGTTTCCCCCAATCTACCCTCCTGAAGGTCACTGACAAAGACTCATTGTCTCCTAGGAGAGGCTGCCATAAATCCAGGGCTGACGTAATTCCATCTTAATATCAGTTACATTACAAAAATTTACCTTGTGCCTGAGGACCTAGGGCCCAATGCTGCAAAGCAGTAATTGGTCAAAGTTCAACCTCCCTCCCACTCTGGGCTCAGACTGTCCCCTGAGGGCCTGTGTTTTGAGTCTCTTTCCAGAACCTTGGCGTGAACTTTGATCTTGGCGTCCGGATCCCTTTTCATCACACCCAGGTGACTGCAGGGAACTCCGCTCTACACTACAAGGTTTAGACCAGCTCGGTCCAACAGAGAAAGCAGGCAACCGCTATGTCATTTGAAAACAGTTTCATCGGGATATAATTCGCAAACCATACAGCGAATCCATTTAAGGTGTGTAAGTCAAAAGTTTTTCGTGtattaccttatttttattttattttattttattttatttttttatttattttgagatggagtctcgctctgtcccccagtctggaatgcagtggcactatctcagctcactgcaagctccgcctcccgggttcacgccattctcctgcctcagcctccccagtagtagctgggactacaggcacccaccatcatgctcggctaattttttgtatttttagtggagatggggttttaccgtgttagccaggatggtctcaatctcctgacctcgtgatctgcccacctcggcctcccgaagtgctgggattataggtgtgagccaccgcgcccggccttttattttttttttttaagacaaggtcttgctctatcacccaggctggggttaagtggcgtgatcacagctcactgcagcctcgaacttccagactcaagcaatcctcccgagtagctgggactacaggcgcacgccaccttgcccggcaaatttttgtatttttagtagagttgggattttgtcatgttgcccaggctggtctttcttaaaaaattatttatttatttattttcaagatggaatcttgctctgtcacccaggctggagtgcagtggcacgatctcggcttactgcaacctccatctcccaggttcaagtgattctcatgcctcagcctcccgagtagctgggattacaggcatgagccactacactcggcttatttttgtatttttagtagaaacaggatttcaccatgttggccaggctggtctcaaactcctgacctcaagtgtccacccgcctcagcctcccaaagtgctgagattataggcgtgagctaccaaacccggctattatttatttatttatttttgagacacaatctccctctgtcgcccaggctggaatgcagtggtgtcatcttggctcactgcaacctccgcctcccgggttcaggtgattctcgtgcttcagcctcccaagtagctgggactacaggtgtgcgccaccacacccagctaatttttgtatctttagtagaaatggggtttcaccatgttggccaggctgatctcaaattcttgacctcaggtgatctgctcacttcggcctcccaaagtgctgggactacggatgtgagccactgtgttcggCCGGTCAGCTCCTATATTACCTGCAAAACCCAGTCCCATTGTACCTTTCTCTGGCTGAGTCATGGATTCAAGCCTTGCCTCAGGGACATGGGAAGCAATGATGACTGGCTATGCCTTCTCCCCTGCCTCCAGGGCATTTGTATTTCAGTAGACTGGGGAAGACTTCGGGGATTCCAGGAAAGGTCTTGTCTAATAGGTAGAAGCAAGTGGACTCTGGGCCAAGGTCCCTTTGTTCAAACACCAGCTGTGCTGATTTTTGCTGTGAGTCActtggtctcagttttctcatctgtgaaacaggaatAATAGCAGGTCCTCTCAGGACTCATGGCCTGGAGCTTTGGTAAGCAGGAGATTGTCATCAATGACCCTCActcctctctccccacttcccagataCTCTGACCCATGGATCTCCTGGGCGCTGCCAAGCCACAACGGCCGTGGCGCCGCTGTCTGGCCGGGCTGCTGTTTCAGCTGCTGGTGGCTGTGTGTTTCTTCTCCTACCTGCGTGTGTCCCGAGACGATGCCACTGGATCCCCTAGGCCAGGGCTCATGGCAGTGGAACCTGTCACTGGGGCTCCCAATGGGTCCCGCTGCCAGCATAGCATGGCAACCCCTGCCCGCCCCACCCTCCTGATCCTGCTGTGGACGTGGCCTTTTAACACACCCATGGCTCTGCCCCGCTGCTCAGAGATGGTGCCCGGCGCGGCTGACTGCAACATCACTGCTGACTCCAATGTGTACCCACAGGCAGACGCGGTCATCATGCACCACTGGGATATCATGCACACCCCCGGTGCCAACCTCCTGCCCCCGACCAGGCCGCAGGGGCAGCGCTGGATCTGGTTCAGCATGGAGTCCCCCAGCAATTGCCAGCACCTGGAAGCCCTGGACGGATACTTCAATCTCACCATGTCCTACCGCAGCGACTCCGACATCTTCACACCCTACGGCTGGCTGGAGCCATGGTCCGGCCAGCCTGCCCACCCACCGCTCAACCTCTCGGCCAAGACCGAGCTGGTGGCCTGGGCAGTGTCCAGCTGGAAGCCGGACTCGGCCAGGGTGCGCTACTACCAGAGCCTGCAGGCCCATCTCAAGGTGGATGTGTACGGGCGTTCCCACAAGCCCCTGCCCCAGGGGACCATGATGGAGACGCTGTCCCGGTACAAGTTCTACCTGGCCTTCGAGAACTCCTTGCACCCTGACTACATCACTGAGAAGCTGTGGAAGAACGCCCTGGAGGCCTGGGCCGTGCCCGTGGTGCTGGGCCCCAGCAGAAGCAACTACGAGAGGTTCCTGCCGCCCGACGCCTTCATCCACGTGGACGACTTCCAGAGCCCCAAGGACCTGGCCCGGTACCTGCAGGAGCTGGACAAGGACCACGCCCGCTACCTGAGCTACTTTCGCTGGCGGGAGACGCTGCGGCCTCGCTTCTTCAGCTGGGCACTGGATTTCTGCAAGGCCTGCTGGAAACTGCAGCAGGAATCCAGGTACCAGACGGTGCGCAGCATAGCAGCTTGGTTCAACTGAGAGGCTGGTGTGGGGCCTGGGCTGCCGGGAACCTCATTTTCCTGGAGCCTCACCTGTCTGGGGGCCTCATCTACCTAAAGACTCGCTTGCCTGAAGCTTCACCTGCCTGGGACGGTCACCTGTTGCAGCTTCACCTGCCTGGGGATTCACCTACCTGGGTCCTCACTTTTCTGGGGCCTCACCTGCTGGAGTCTTTGGTGGCCAGGTATGTCCCTTACCTGGGATTTCACATGCTGGCTTCCAGGAGCGTCCCCTTCGGAAGCCTGGCCTGCTGGGGACGTCTCCTGGGGACTTTGCCTGCTGGGACCTGGTCCCAGAGACTTTCCACACTGAATCTCACCTGCTAGGAGCCTCACCTTCTGGGATCCTCACCCTGGAGGGCACTGGGCCCTGGGAACTGGCGTCCTTGCGGTCCCACCCACGAGTGATGGTTCTGGATGATTTGTTTGTGATGTTGTTAGCCGCCTGTGAGGGGTGCAGAGAGATAAATCACGGCACCGTTTCCAGATGTAATACTGCAAAGAAAACCGatgatgaggccaggcgcggtggctcatgcctgtaatcccagcactttgggaggccgaggcaggcggatcacaaggtcaggagatcgagaccatcctggccaacatggtgaaacccgtctctactaaaaatacaaaaattagctgggcgtggtggtgcatgcctgtaatcccagctacttgggaagctgaggcaggagaattgcttgaaccagagagtcggaggttgcagtgagccgagatcgcgccactgcactccagcctggcgacagagcgagactctgtctccaaaaaaaaaaaaaaaaaattagccgggcgtggtggccggtgcctgtaatcccagctacccaggtggctgagacacaagaatcacttgaacctgggaggcagaggttgctgggagccatgatcgcaccactgcactccagcctgggcaacacagtgagactgtctcaagaaaaaaaaagggggagtgTCCCTTTCTGAGTGTGCAATTCTGAGTGTGGAAGGTGACTGTGTAGGATCAAGGGTCCTGCCTGCTGAGCCCTTGTGGGTGGTGGTCTCTGTGTCTTGtgagtgtgcttgtgtgtgtgtgtgtgtgagagagactcTCATCCGGTGTGCGGATGCACTGATGACAACCGCAGCCCCAGGGAACTGCAGGGGCCTCGCTGTTTATTTATGTTCCAATTCCCTGGTGGGCTGGGCCTGCGCCCTGTGGTTGGGACACTGGATCTGGGTGGGAGACAGGAAGGCCGAGGTCCAGGAGGCCCCAGAGGGTGGacaacactcacacacacatgcacacagtggCAGGGGAGCTTCGGGGGGCGGCAGACCCCTGATGGTCAGCTTTCTCGCCGTGTGTCCTGGGCTGAACAATACTCCTCTCTGAGGCCAGGCCATCtaggatggggaaactgaggcttggagtaAGCCTCACTTGGGTTTCCGCAGCGTCTAGGAACTCCGGCCTCTCTGCGGAGACCGGGCTGAGTCGGCCTAAAGGGTGGAGGAATCCACCACCTGAAACCTCAGAGTCAGAAGACTGCGGGGTTAGGCGGcgaccccagccagcagcagccctGAAACCGCTTCCCAAGCAGACCACCCACGGGCTTGGGCCTGGCCGCCAAGCTCTGCTCTCAGGACTCCCTGGAAGTCCTGCTGATTAGCCGCCTTGAGTGTCTCCAGTTTTAGCTGTGGGTCCCCGGGAGCCAGGGGCCAGGGATGTTCCCGCATGGCTGGGTGATTCTCCCTGGTGGTGGTCTCTGATCTGCTTCCTCCAGCtttgcggggggtggggggatgcgGGCTGAGCCTGGGAAGGGACACTGTGGTTAGAGGGTGGTCCTAAGGGCAGACGTGtgggaaagaggggagggggcCCAGCTAAGGGGAAGGGTTGTAGCCTTCGGAACCCCCAGTCtgaggggcaggaggggaggagtCTCGCCTCGCCGGTGCCTGCCCTGGGCTCGCAGTGCCCGCCCTTTCCCCGCCCCTCAAGCCGACCGTGGGACCCGCCGACCCCTCCCGCGCTCTGGCAACCCAACACCCGAGGCCTGCCAAGCATCAAGGTGACACCGTGGGCAAATCTAAACACCGAGCCGGGCTTTTTCCATACTCCGCAGGGGCTTGTCGTAAATCCCCCCTCGAGGCCGgccagggcttttatgggccgAGGACCCAGGTCTCTGGGGACCCAGCCCTACCCCAGCAGGCGCCGGCTTCGGGCTGGATGGGGCTGGCGCCCGCCCCAGGCCTCTCTCCGCCGGGAGGTGGGCAGCGTGCGGGTATTTTTAGCAGCTGATGGAAGGAGATAGTGGCTTTCAGCTCACCCTGGTGGGGGAAGACCGGCCCGAGGAGGCCGTCGGGCAAGGGAGGCCCGGGTCCACCTggacctcagtctcctcacccCCAGAGTggctcccccttccccctccctagAAACCCACATAGCGGGAGAAGTGCGGACGGGGAGACGCTGGGGAACTGATTCCACCTGGACCTCAGGCTCCTCACCCAGTGTGTCTCCCTTTCCCCCTCTCCAGAAGTCCACACAGCAGAGAGGTGCAGTCGGGGACAAGCTGGGGAAACTGGGTCCACCTAGACCTCAGTCTCTTCATCCCAGAAGCCCGCACCGCGGAGAGGTGCGGAAGGGAGCAAGCTGGGGAATCGGGGTCCACCTAGACCTCGGTCTCTTCATCCGAGCGTagctccccttccccctccccagaaGCCCACACAGCGAAGAGGCGCGGACCGGGACACGCTCGGGACGGGCAGTGGGACCCGTAGGGAGGCAGGAAGGACGGTCCCTGCCAACATAGCCCCATTCACcccattttcctttttgtccGCCATAAACTGGACCCACTTGGCATCTACCCCTCCCCCAAAGCAAACAGCATCCTCCCACCACCCTGCAGCTGGGCCCCCCACTGGTCCCCCCACTGGTCCCCGCTTTCCCGGCGGAGACAGCGACGCGGCCCACCCGCGAGCCCCTCGCCGAGGATGAATCACGAGCCAGTTCGAGTTGCCACACTTTATCTCGTACAGTTATCGCGAGAGTCCCGGGGCCGCGCCGGCGTACTCTACGCACGCGCAGTCTGTCGCGGGGCCGGCCGGTGGTGCCGTCGGGGCGGGGGGAGTGGCCGCCGCGCCGGCCGGGTGAGGTAGGGTCACACGCAGGCGCACTCGCGCGCCGACAGCTCGTGCACAGTGTGGTAGCGGCTGTGCGCGTCCAAGAAGGACACCTCGTCCTCGTAGGCCGTCGGGCGGCAGCAGGGCTGCGCGCGCACCCGCTCCCGCCGCAGGCGCCGCCGCTGGCGCAGTCGTCGCAGCCCGAAGTCGTAGACGCGCGCGGCAGCCTCGCAGGCGCCTGCGCAGTAGCGGAACAGCACCGTCTCGTCGGACGCATAGCCCAGGCCCAGCTCGCTCACGCGCACCTCCAGCTCGCGCAACCCGCACGGCCGCGCCCCCGACCGCGCACGCGCGCGCCGCCGCCGGGGCCCCGCCCGACGGCGCGGACCTGGGGGCCGCCCAGCCCAGGGCGTCAGCTCGCGCAGCTCCACCGCATCCGGGGCGCCCTGCAGCAGTGCACGGTCTGCGAGGGGAGGAACAGAAAGGAGGGGGTCAGTGGGtgcagggggtgggagggagccCCCTACCTTCGCTGTACCCCTGCAAACGAAGACCCTTGCTGGGACGCCAGGCCTGGACGGCTTCTCGTCTCACTCCCAGATCCCAAATTTCCCCACCCTCTTGCTGAGCTGCTCATGCACCCTCTCTGGGCGGCACTGGGGGGCACGTACACACTCACACCCCTACGCTGGTCCAGCACCCCTTTCTGAACCCTGAGCCTATATTGGCTGCCCAGAACCTGGTCCATCCTTTCTGGGCTGCTTTCCAGCCCGTCTCACCTTGAGCTGAGCTGACCGGGGTCTCTAAGTCACCTCCTCTGGGCCCCTCTCTCACCTCATTGCTGCTGCATTCTCCTCGTCCTCCATCGCAAATCTATCTGGACCCCGCCCCTATGCTGGGCTGCCCCAGGACACTGGTGCACCCTCTCTGGGCAGCACTGGGGGCCTGCTTCCCATGCCCCATCCCTCTTTAGTGAGGCTGTCATAGGTCTCTAGAGCCCCCTCTTCCGGCCCCGACGTCTGCTCTGAGTCCCCGGGCTTTTCAGACTCCCTCCATCCCCGCTGCCCCGCTGTGCagtggagcctcagtttccctatccgAGAAATGAATCAGGGTGTTCGGGTTTCTCAGAATGCAGAGGAGCAACAGGTACCGCAGCCTGCTGCGTCCGAGGCCTGTGCGGGGACCCCCACTCCATGGAGTGGCAGCAGCTACTGTCAAGGCCACCCCCATGTGACAGGTGACAAAACGGACCATCCCAAGGTCACATCATTAGCAGGTGGCCGAGAGAGAGCGACAGAGGCGGGCTTAAAGGTCATTCTTCCTGCCTTCATCGTTCACCCGTTTGGCCCAGGTCCAGCCGCTTTCTCCCACACTCGCCAGGAGGTGCCCAAGTCACCGATTCCCAGGGCCTGGCAGCCTAAATTTATTACCCAAACGGCTGGCTCCACCCTCAAACTCCAAAGCCCCAGGAGAGAAGTGCAGACGCTGGAATGACAGGCAGCGCTGCTGGCGGACTTGCAGGCAGGGGACTCCCAGCCCCAGAGCAGGTGGCAGTCACGCTTGTGTTTGGGAGAGGAAATCTTTAGTCCCCACCTGCCCCCCAGGCTGGTGCACCTGGCTGTCAAAAGAATGAGCCTCTGGGTGGCCCTGGGGAAGGAGGGGCTGTCTGTCTCCTGGGGTTTGGTGGGGGAGAAGATGTCTGTTCCCACAGGGGGTCTCAGAAAGGAGACAAACCCAGCCTCAGGGCCTGACTCTGCCACTTTCACCACTTGCAAcctcaggcctcagtttccctgtctgtccCATGAAGCGTCCATTATCTCTGTCTTGGCTGGGGTTGAGAGGGTGGGAAATCAGTGCGGGGGGTGGGCGATGACTGAACAACCTAGTCCGTGTTCTTTAAGCCATAGAGCAGGACTGGAGTGGCCAGGACTGTGCTGGGGGGTCAGTTAGGGGCACACCCAACCCTAGAGGGGTGCAACAAAGCAGACATTTGTGGGCTTGCCAGATACAATACACATGCCCGGCTAAATCTGAATTCcatataaacaatgaataatcttttttttttttttttttttgagacggagtctcgctctgttgcccaggctggagtgcagtggcgcaatctcggctcactgcaagctccgcctcccgggttcacgccattctcctgcctcagcctcccgagtagctgggactacaggtgcccgccaccatgcccggctaatttttttgtaattttagtagagacggggtttcacagtcttagccagaatggtctccatctcctgacctcttgatccgcccaccttggcctcctaaagtgctgggattacaggcgtgagccaccgcacctggcaacaATGAATCATCTTTTAGGATGTCTGTCCCTGCCTCCCTGCAACGGGGCTGGCTGCTTGCACGAGGGCTAGAACACAAGGTCCTCAGCCTGAAATTCCACCAGGAGCCTAGAACATGGGGACTTGGGACTCGGTGGCCGCTCCCCTTTTGCAGTAGGGCAGACAGGCACCCGCCCCCATGGGCCCTGACCCTCCCCAGTGCCTGAAATTCCTCCATTCTTGCTTTGCCCCCCCAATCCCAAATCCTGGAGCACTGGATTTTAGGGGCCCCGCCTGGGTCTCTGTCCCAGAGTCCTAGGAAGGACTTCACGCCGCTTGCAGAGAGGGAAGTGGTGGGAGGACAGAAGTGGAGCTCGTGCCGGAGGCCACCCTTGTGCATTGTAAGGACAAGAAAAGAGGATTGTGTGGGCTGGCAGGGGCGGGCGCAGATGCGCACACGGGCGTACTCGTGGCCCACACCCAAAGGCGCTGCACGCGCACCCTGCCGGCATCTACGCCATAGATGCCCGCGCAGGCGCACATATGGACATGTGCATGGGCACAGGGGTCAGGGCCCACGCACCACCCTCACCCCACAGCACCTGCGGTGGGGCAGGCATTAGGGATTGGTGGGGAGTTGGGTGAGAGTCTTGCCCTCAGGGTGGGCATTTCTGTGTCCCTATAGCAGCACTTTTGCCCGTGTCTGTGCCCCTAGCCccgtctctcctctctctctctctccacccctcctCATCCCTCCGAATCTCTGGGTCTCTCTTCCGGTTTTTAGCTCCTGCTCCATCTTCCGCCTCCCCTTGGTCCCTGTTCCCTGGGGCAGGTCACTGGGACCTCAGATccagcctctctctcctcccaccgcccccccccgccccccccccccgctgCACCGCGGAGGCCAACCAGGCAAATGCCCAGGTCTAATCTCCATCTGGCCCCCACAGGACCTCAGGGCAGAGCCTAATTCCTTGTGACAGCTGAGCTGAAAGACCCCAGTTCCCAGAAGTCACCCTAGCTCCACCAGGCCACTGGGGGAATTTGCAacctccctccaccccatctttttttagaaaatgtatttattattataatgctttgagacagaatcttgctgtgttgctcaggctggagtatagtggtgcaatcatagctcaatgcagccttgaactcttgggctcaagtgatcctcccacctcagcctcccaagtagctggaactacaggcgtgcgccaccacacctggctaatttctgaagttttttgtagagatggaggtctcgctacattgccctggctggtcatgaactcctgggttcaagagatcctcctgtctcagcctcccaaagtgctgggattataggcaggcgccaccatgcgTTGCCCTGAATAATCTTTTAGGATGTCTGTCCCTGCCTCCCTGCAACAGGGCTGGCTGGccctatctttaaaaaacctATGACACCCTCCCCCGCACCTCCCACTCCACTGCCTGAAATTCTACCCCTTACGTTGGGGGTATCTGACCCCACACAGAGGAGGAGCTTACACTGGGCCAGGCGGGCAATCCGGGCGTCCAGGGTTCGAGGCAGGCGGCGCAGGGGGACCAGCGCGGGTCCGAGGCGGTGGCTGAGAAGCAGGCCCTCTCGACACATCCAGATGGACAGCACGGAGCTGCAGAGCACTGAGGCCAAGGCCGCCGCCTTCCAGCGCTGCATCCTCAGCCTGCAGGCACGGGATGGTCAGCCGCACGCCCCCT is part of the Nomascus leucogenys isolate Asia chromosome 17, Asia_NLE_v1, whole genome shotgun sequence genome and encodes:
- the LOC100591958 gene encoding alpha-(1,3)-fucosyltransferase 5-like, which produces MDLLGAAKPQRPWRRCLAGLLFQLLVAVCFFSYLRVSRDDATGSPRPGLMAVEPVTGAPNGSRCQHSMATPARPTLLILLWTWPFNTPMALPRCSEMVPGAADCNITADSNVYPQADAVIMHHWDIMHTPGANLLPPTRPQGQRWIWFSMESPSNCQHLEALDGYFNLTMSYRSDSDIFTPYGWLEPWSGQPAHPPLNLSAKTELVAWAVSSWKPDSARVRYYQSLQAHLKVDVYGRSHKPLPQGTMMETLSRYKFYLAFENSLHPDYITEKLWKNALEAWAVPVVLGPSRSNYERFLPPDAFIHVDDFQSPKDLARYLQELDKDHARYLSYFRWRETLRPRFFSWALDFCKACWKLQQESRYQTVRSIAAWFN
- the NRTN gene encoding neurturin, which translates into the protein MQRWKAAALASVLCSSVLSIWMCREGLLLSHRLGPALVPLRRLPRTLDARIARLAQYRALLQGAPDAVELRELTPWAGRPPGPRRRAGPRRRRARARSGARPCGLRELEVRVSELGLGYASDETVLFRYCAGACEAAARVYDFGLRRLRQRRRLRRERVRAQPCCRPTAYEDEVSFLDAHSRYHTVHELSARECACV